A single genomic interval of Coccidioides posadasii str. Silveira chromosome 1, complete sequence harbors:
- a CDS encoding uncharacterized protein (EggNog:ENOG410PH71~COG:C~BUSCO:7725at33183) yields MPPSTPASIRPEDAETARNEHESIGRGERPGSVYHADRNSMATTGRHAGAGGGTMAEQEHTHVSTSQRMISATWGSVLTSLLVTPLDVVRVRLQSQSPIARLPVITPPSVLFKELPPNLGVTSCCREVFWVGNNGQFCMVGNQVPDIGKPSGGAMAADCAVEETQRKTFTSTLDGLRKIARNEGPLTLWRGLSPTLLMAIPANVIYFTGYDWLRYDKRSPIARYVDEHSAAFVAGAAARIAAAAAISPIEMFRTRLQATSGTGTDHFRATLRGLHQVTQTYGYSALWRGLTLTMWRDVPFSGLYWWGYEAAKRSLASMRSRTFPHAAAHEHQSNAVVFVESFTGGAISGAVSALITTPFDVGKTRQQVFRHDALFNSSPSPSPGPTTSGSFTSSSFAKPNLSTSVSSAVLPEQLSIPRFLLHIFREEGVGGLFKGWAARCMKVAPACAIMISSYELGKQMAGHVNERRYHLAEHDHHADHKPQGDEV; encoded by the exons ATGCCTCCCAGCACGCCTGCATCGATCCGACCGGAAGACGCGGAAACAGCCCGTAATGAGCATGAGTCAATAGGCAGAGGGGAAAGGCCGGGCTCTGTATATCATGCCGATAGGAACTCGATGGCCACCACGGGAAGGCATGCGGGTGCAGGAGGCGGCACGATGGCCGAACAGGAGCATACTCACGTTTCGACGAGCCAGCGGATGATATCTGCGACGTGGGGTAGTGTTCTTACTTCTTTGCTAG TCACTCCTCTCGATGTTGTGCGAGTTCGTCTGCAGTCTCAGAGCCCCATTGCAAGGTTGCCAGTGATAACTCCACCTTCCGTACTGTTTAAAGAACTGCCGCCTAATCTTGGAGTCACGTCTTGTTGCCGCGAAGTCTTTTGGGTCGGGAACAATGGACAGTTTTGCATGGTTGGGAACCAGGTTCCGGACATCGGAAAACCGTCAGGTGGCGCGATGGCGGCAGATTGCGCTGTGGAGGAAACGCAGCGGAAGACGTTTACGTCGACGCTCGATGGACTACGCAAAATCGCCCGCAACGAAGGCCCGCTAACTTTATGGAGGGGCTTAAGTCCGACATTGCTCATGGCCATTCCGGCGAACGTGATCTATTTCACCGGTTATGACTGGCTGCGTTATGACAAGAGGAGCCCTATCGCTCGATACGTGGATGAGCACTCTGCAGCCTTTGTGGCAGGCGCAGCGGCCAGAATCGCCGCGGCGGCGGCGATTAGTCCTATTGAAATGTTCAGGACACGGTTACAGGCGACATCGGGAACGGGGACGGATCATTTCAGGGCCACTTTAAGGGGTCTACATCAAGTGACGCAGACGTACGGGTACAGTGCACTCTGGCGAGGATTGACTCTTACGATGTGGCGCGATGTCCCATTTTCGGGACTATACTGGTGGGGATACGAAGCTGCAAAAAGGTCGCTCGCCAGCATGCGATCCAGGACGTTTCCTCATGCGGCTGCCCACGAGCACCAGAGCAATGCTGTTGTCTTTGTGGAAAGCTTTACGGGCGGTGCTATATCCGGTGCGGTATCGGCACTGATTACAACACCGTTTGATGTCGGCAAAACTCGCCAGCAGGTTTTTCGACACGACGCGCTGTTTAACTCGTCCCCGTCCCCGTCCCCCGGCCCAACCACGAGCGGTTCCTTTACATCCTCTTCATTTGCGAAACCGAATTTGTCGACATCGGTGTCATCCGCGGTGCTCCCCGAACAATTGTCCATCCCGAGATTCCTGCTCCACATCTTTCGAGAAGAAGGAGTAGGTGGCCTCTTTAAAGGATGGGCGGCGAGATGCATGAAGGTAGCACCGGCGTGTGCCATTATGATTTCGAGCTATGAGCTTGGAAAGCAGATGGCCGGCCACGTCAACGAGCGGCGATATCATCTAGCAGAACACGATCATCATGCGGACCACAAGCCGCAGGGCGATGAGGTCTGA
- a CDS encoding uncharacterized protein (EggNog:ENOG410PHB3~COG:S~BUSCO:7905at33183) has protein sequence MEFNNQELESFRRQWLEEVSARTRRPSQPSQPSPKSAGASGEPSRKPRPQHQAADREEEPDFQQSGNPLEPINFEALTEKTQYLTLGPTDNDASVPKTQQAPSSALELFEEAVNKEAQGSLGDSLALYRKAYKLDARVDQAYRKKHFPPANVRLSGPNPSNASVTVPNTAHHSSEAQPVLSTADLIASFAHLPIPVADPLIAGTPPPPCPISTVPSEILSEILKQVALLDPALFARLALVCKRFAYLVEHEQPIWRRLCQGPEFGFGSMHYSFSCDIEGRREYTFRSRYTPFPLGSTALQVPKPLSTWAQVFQTFPRIRFTGIYISTVNYTRPGAHSSFHNVSWNAPIHIVTYYRYLRFYPDGSLISLLTTTDPVDVVPHISKENIEALQTPPSAHRQHQNQALNPNPAAPVAAVANPIPTVASSALKSALKGRWHLSHPSPVKPTEDSKSTSTTEIAAPRLTPQPTRHGTNTSSDPKHDPRDLFIETEGVDPKYTYTMHLALRSAATPSRSATHGSASTLANTSKNTKLVWKGFWSYNRLTDDWGEFGLRNDRAFVFRRVRGWGLS, from the exons ATGGAATTCAACAACCAAGAGCTTGAGTCCTTTCGTCGCCAATGGCTGGAGGAAGTCTCTGCGCGGACCAGACGGCCGTCGCAGCCCTCCCAGCCGAGCCCGAAATCCGCTGGAGCGTCGGGTGAGCCGAGTCGCAAGCCGCGTCCGCAACATCAAGCTGCAGACAGGGAAGAAGAGCCTGATTTCCAACAAAGCGGAAACCCTTTGGAGCCCATTAATTTCGAAGCGCTAACGGAGAAGACACAATACTTGACCCTTGGCCCGACGGACAATGATGCTTCTGTTCCGAAGACCCAACAGGCCCCAAGCTCCGCGCTGGAACTCTTTGAGGAAGCAGTGAATAAAGAGGCCCAGGGAAGCCTTGGGGACAGCTTGGCCCTATATCGGAAAGCGTATAAG CTCGATGCAAGAGTAGACCAGGCTTACCGAAAGAAACACTTCCCGCCCGCAAATGTACGGCTGTCAGGACCAAACCCGTCCAATGCTTCCGTTACCGTACCGAACACCGCACACCACTCATCCGAAGCACAGCCTGTCCTTTCGACGGCTGACCTCATCGCTTCCTTTGCACATCTTCCGATTCCGGTCGCGGACCCGCTGATTGCAGGCACACCACCTCCGCCATGTCCGATATCTACTGTCCCGTCGGAGATTCTGAGCGAGATCCTCAAGCAGGTTGCGTTGTTGGACCCGGCGTTATTCGCGCGCTTGGCTCTTGTGTGCAAGCGATTTGCATACCTCGTTGAACATGAACAGCCCATCTGGCGGAGGCTATGTCAAGGACCAGAGTTTGGATTTGGCTCAATGCACTACTCATTTTCGTGCGATATAGAAGGACGACGGGAATATACGTTTAGATCACGCTATACTCCTTTCCCGTTAGGTTCCACAGCTCTGCAAGTTCCTAAACCCTTGTCTACCTGGGCCCAGGTCTTTCAGACATTTCCCCGAATTCGGTTTACGGGTATATATATAAGCACGGTCAATTATACTCGCCCAGGAGCGCATTCGTCTTTCCATAATGTATCATGGAACGCGCCAATTCATATCGTGACCTATTACCGGTATCTCCGTTTCTATCCCGACGGTTCTCTTATCTCGCTCCTCACAACCACCGACCCTGTCGATGTTGTTCCCCACATCAGCAAGGAGAACATCGAAGCCCTTCAGACACCACCGTCCGCCCATCGCCAACATCAGAATCAAGCGTTAAACCCTAATCCGGCTGCTCCCGTTGCCGCAGTGGCCAATCCCATTCCTACCGTCGCGTCTTCCGCCCTTAAATCTGCGTTGAAAGGTCGATGGCACCTTTCACACCCAAGTCCTGTAAAGCCAACCGAGGATTCCAAGTCCACCTCTACCACCGAGATCGCCGCTCCCCGCCTAACTCCACAGCCGACCAGACATGGAACCAACACGAGTTCGGACCCCAAGCATGACCCGCGTGATCTCTTTATAGAAACAGAAGGCGTGGACCCCAAATACACATACACCATGCATCTCGCTTTGCGATCCGCCGCAACGCCGAGTCGAAGCGC
- a CDS encoding uncharacterized protein (EggNog:ENOG410PI97~COG:K~BUSCO:7846at33183), which translates to MPPRSSLTSSFSVSDANNEVVCPLTNNDGSNCRKRCLGEKRYRSMQEHIRRAHPNYYIPKLPATEESFQLMVNTPPDQRPHQQPPAPTSHPRRGPSDRDIFARDQNSPATPRTLEEAHPAAATAAVALAQLQHHRLMSEWDSEVDAHSDSDIRRDRMRSSVELPPLRDHFKQESIPPFSPRPRELLPSILAHSPPGRSSTLPPIQRREKIQRARKGSLTQARKGKHERTRSKEYGRRSSINERKALSAEPQTAAWVQGKRWEDLIEAATSATEVDDDRDMTPVPHSPPFRSLASVTSAPSVQKHRSSLPPAFQSTPGLPPAQSSYPRQFAPLSYTASPLQKALTPPPYEHSGPPDTDLEPFPSVESSLDSNSSVSGKNFHMSASGLPPPMSDSSPVQPPRPGTSSYPLSSHPHQLQPHIRNRIHHRLSNPTPFGSHNGKDVQIYCASCSRPWPLRECLACTECICGVCRECVSMMSGTIGASPASILNPTSNPGNGISGNGNISAPRTGLPGRRGCPSCGTISGKWKNFQLDFR; encoded by the exons ATGCCGCCAAGATCCTCCCTAACGAGCTCCTTTTCGGTCTCCGACGCCAACAATGAGGTGGTCTGCCCCCTGACCAATAATGATGGTTCCAATTGTCGCAAACGGTGTCTGGGT GAAAAACGATATCGTTCTATGCAGGAGCACATCAGACGTGCTCACCCCAATTATTATATCCCGAAGCTTCCCGCGACAGAGGAAAGCTTCCAGTTGATGGTTAATACTCCGCCGGATCAGAGACCGCATCAACAGCCGCCAGCTCCTACTTCGCATCCCCGACGAGGCCCAA GCGATAGAGATATCTTCGCTCGGGACCAAAACTCCCCTGCCACGCCCCGAACTCTAGAAGAAGCTCATCCTGCTGCTGCCACAGCTGCAGTGGCGCTGGCGCAGCTTCAACACCACCGATTGATGTCCGAATGGGACTCTGAAGTG GATGCTCACTCTGATAGCGATATAAGAAGGGATCGCATGCGCTCTTCTGTGGAGCTGCCTCCCCTCCGTGACCATTTCAAACAGGAGTCGATTCCTCCCTTTTCACCCCGTCCACGAGAGCTACTCCCGTCCATCTTGGCACATTCACCACCAGGTCGCTCGTCTACGCTACCACCAATACAACGAAGGGAAAAAATTCAACGCGCTCGCAAGGGTTCATTGACACAAGCTCGTAAAGGAAAACATGAACGTACAAGATCCAAGGAGTATGGTCGCCGATCCAGTATCAACGAACGTAAAGCGCTATCGGCAGAGCCTCAGACGGCAGCTTGGGTACAGGGAAAGCGATGGGAAGACCTGATTGAAGCCGCTACTTCAGCTACCGAAGTAGACGATGACCGTGATATGACACCT GTCCCACACTCACCACCATTCCGTTCTCTTGCGAGCGTCACTTCAGCTCCTTCGGTCCAGAAGCATCGCTCATCCCTACCGCCTGCATTTCAATCAACACCTGGATTGCCACCTGCGCAGTCGTCCTATCCCAGGCAATTCGCACCTCTCTCCTATACAGCTTCTCCCCTCCAAAAAGCGCTCACGCCTCCTCCTTATGAACATAGCGGACCACCGGACACGGACCTAGAACCATTCCCATCGGTAGAATCGTCCCTGGATTCTAACTCATCCGTTTCTGGCAAAAATTTCCATATGTCCGCTTCCGGATTACCTCCTCCAATGTCCGACTCCAGTCCTGTGCAACCACCTCGTCCCGGAACCAGTTCCTATCCACTGTCCTCCCACCCTCACCAGCTACAACCACATATTCGGAACAGGATCCATCATCGATTGTCCAACCCTACTCCATTCGGTAGCCATAACGGCAAGGACGTTCAAATCTATTGCGCCTCTTGCTCTAGACCGTGGCCTCTCCGCGAGTGCCTTGCTTGCACTGAATGTATCTGTGGTGTTTGCAGAGAGTGCGTAAGCATGATGTCGGGAACTATCGGGGCGAGTCCAGCTTCGATCTTGAACCCGACGAGCAACCCCGGGAACGGGATCAGCGGCAACGGAAATATCAGTGCGCCGCGAACAGGCCTACCTGGCCGACGCGGGTGCCCGAGTTGCGGGACGATCAGTGGAAAGTGGAAAAACTTCCAGCTTGATTTCCGGTGA